In Flavobacterium okayamense, a single window of DNA contains:
- a CDS encoding NAD(P)H-dependent glycerol-3-phosphate dehydrogenase, whose product MENKPKFAVIGGGSWATAIAKMLCENQEKIAWYMRSTYAVEHLKHQYHNPNYLSSVEFDINQLELTTDINVAVKFADYLIFAIPSAFLSGELEKLTESLEGKVIFSAIKGIVPETSLIVGEHFHKEYNIPYENIGVITGPCHAEEVALERLSYLTIACGDRTKAKLVAKNLSSYYINAKTTDDIIGTEYAAMLKNIYAIAAGIAHGLGYGDNFQSVLMSNAIREMKKFIKEVHKMKRNINNSAYLGDLLVTGYSVFSRNRMFGNMIGKGYTVKSAQMEMSMVAEGYYATKSAYKLNQKYGAKTPIIDAVYEILYENKEPKKVFKKLTDKLN is encoded by the coding sequence ATGGAAAATAAACCAAAATTTGCCGTAATAGGCGGCGGAAGTTGGGCTACTGCTATAGCTAAAATGTTATGTGAAAACCAAGAAAAAATTGCTTGGTACATGCGTAGTACTTATGCTGTTGAGCATTTAAAGCATCAATACCATAATCCAAATTATTTAAGTTCTGTAGAGTTTGATATAAATCAACTTGAATTAACCACTGATATTAATGTAGCTGTAAAGTTTGCTGATTATTTAATCTTTGCCATTCCATCGGCATTCTTAAGTGGTGAATTAGAAAAACTAACGGAAAGTTTAGAAGGAAAAGTAATTTTTTCAGCAATTAAAGGAATTGTTCCAGAAACAAGTTTAATTGTTGGTGAACATTTTCACAAAGAATATAATATACCTTACGAAAATATTGGTGTTATAACTGGGCCTTGTCACGCTGAAGAAGTTGCACTTGAGCGTTTATCTTACTTAACCATTGCATGTGGAGATAGGACTAAAGCTAAATTAGTAGCTAAAAACTTAAGTAGTTATTATATTAATGCCAAAACTACAGATGATATCATAGGAACTGAATATGCTGCAATGTTGAAAAATATTTACGCTATTGCAGCAGGAATTGCTCACGGATTAGGTTATGGCGATAATTTCCAATCGGTTTTAATGAGTAATGCCATTCGTGAAATGAAGAAATTCATTAAAGAAGTTCATAAAATGAAACGTAACATAAATAATTCCGCATATTTAGGCGATTTATTAGTAACGGGTTATTCTGTGTTCTCAAGAAATAGGATGTTTGGTAACATGATTGGTAAAGGTTACACTGTAAAATCGGCACAAATGGAAATGAGTATGGTTGCTGAAGGGTATTATGCTACTAAAAGTGCATACAAATTGAACCAAAAATATGGTGCTAAAACACCAATTATTGATGCCGTTTACGAAATTTTATACGAAAATAAAGAGCCTAAAAAGGTTTTCAAAAAATTAACAGACAAATTAAATTAA
- a CDS encoding TerC/Alx family metal homeostasis membrane protein, giving the protein MDHLVNHPVIITVFAVTIIIMLLLDLGILNKKGHAISSREAAIWSAIWISLAMGFSGIIYHYMGLEKFTQFQGAYWIEKALSIDNLFVFILVFGYFNVAKEAQHKVLFWGVLGALLFRAIFIFSGVWILNYTYLPEMHLFGHDVQINYLLTLFGFILIVAGFKSWFSHGEDDGDKDFSKSPGAKLIHRIFKVSDKFDGDKFFTIQNGIKMATPLLVVVAIIEFTDLLFAVDSIPAIFAIAPDDPFILYTSNIFAILGLRSLYFLLANFMYMFSRLHFGLALILAFIGTKMLIAPWVHISSPMSLAVVGSILVISVLWSILFPFKK; this is encoded by the coding sequence ATGGACCATTTAGTTAATCACCCAGTAATCATAACAGTTTTTGCTGTAACAATTATAATAATGTTGTTACTAGACTTGGGGATTCTAAATAAGAAAGGACATGCAATTTCAAGTAGAGAAGCGGCTATTTGGAGCGCTATTTGGATTTCACTTGCAATGGGATTTAGTGGAATTATATACCACTACATGGGGCTTGAAAAATTCACGCAATTTCAAGGTGCCTATTGGATTGAAAAAGCACTTTCTATAGATAATTTATTCGTTTTTATTTTAGTTTTTGGCTATTTCAATGTTGCCAAAGAAGCACAACACAAAGTTTTATTTTGGGGAGTTTTAGGTGCTTTATTATTCCGAGCAATTTTCATTTTTTCAGGTGTTTGGATTTTAAATTACACCTATTTACCTGAAATGCATTTATTCGGACACGATGTTCAAATCAATTACTTATTGACCCTATTCGGTTTTATTTTAATTGTAGCAGGATTCAAATCTTGGTTCAGTCACGGAGAAGACGATGGTGATAAAGATTTTTCTAAAAGTCCAGGAGCTAAGCTAATTCATCGCATTTTTAAAGTATCTGATAAATTCGATGGAGACAAGTTTTTTACCATTCAAAACGGTATAAAAATGGCTACTCCACTTTTAGTTGTTGTAGCCATAATAGAATTTACCGATTTATTATTTGCTGTAGATAGTATCCCTGCAATTTTCGCCATTGCACCCGATGATCCTTTTATTTTATACACTTCAAATATTTTTGCCATTTTAGGGCTTCGTTCGCTTTATTTCTTGTTGGCCAACTTCATGTATATGTTTAGCCGTTTACACTTCGGATTAGCTCTAATTTTAGCTTTTATCGGAACTAAAATGTTAATAGCGCCATGGGTTCATATCTCTTCACCTATGTCATTAGCTGTTGTTGGGTCAATACTTGTTATTTCAGTGCTTTGGTCGATCTTATTTCCGTTTAAGAAATAG